The following are encoded in a window of Flavobacterium psychrotrophum genomic DNA:
- a CDS encoding L-dopachrome tautomerase-related protein: MKNYIKVASVIIAALLSACGNKEKTNEVVQTTTADTLQTATTVQLGEVFADSTYQLTGVAVSPEGRIFTNYPYWLDKHSYSVVEVKDGKPVPYPNAQWNSFKKGDNGSDKFVCIQAVVADEKGYLWVVDAAGIGLGPVYKNSNKVIKIKLADNTIERIYKFPENVAGKESYINDIRVDNTNGFAYMTSSSNGGIVVLNTKTGDSRFVLHDSPSVTSDPAYHFAFNGKEFAKADGSIPKINSDGIALTQDKAWLYYKPLTDDKLYRVSTALLRDFSTPLKTIDDKVEDLGHFITTDGMEFDKDGNLYLGDLEKSSIVKITPDLKMHTLVTDPEKLIWPDSYSISADGYLYISISQIQHMPWFNNNVNTTQKPYKLLRLKL; the protein is encoded by the coding sequence ATGAAAAATTATATTAAAGTAGCCTCGGTCATAATAGCAGCTTTGCTCTCTGCCTGCGGCAATAAAGAAAAAACGAACGAGGTAGTGCAAACCACAACAGCTGATACCCTTCAGACAGCAACCACTGTGCAGCTTGGAGAGGTATTTGCAGACAGCACCTATCAACTTACCGGCGTCGCTGTTTCGCCTGAGGGCAGGATATTTACCAATTATCCTTACTGGCTGGATAAGCACAGCTACTCGGTTGTAGAAGTAAAAGATGGAAAACCGGTACCCTATCCCAATGCACAATGGAACAGTTTTAAAAAAGGAGACAATGGCAGCGATAAGTTTGTTTGTATACAGGCGGTAGTAGCGGATGAAAAAGGTTATTTATGGGTGGTAGATGCAGCCGGTATAGGCCTTGGGCCTGTTTATAAAAACAGTAACAAGGTTATTAAAATAAAGCTTGCTGATAATACAATAGAGCGTATTTACAAATTTCCTGAAAACGTAGCGGGTAAAGAGAGTTATATTAACGATATAAGGGTAGATAACACAAATGGCTTTGCCTACATGACCAGTTCATCAAATGGCGGTATCGTAGTGCTTAACACAAAAACAGGCGATTCCAGATTTGTATTACATGATTCGCCATCGGTAACATCCGACCCTGCTTATCATTTTGCATTTAACGGTAAAGAGTTTGCCAAAGCAGATGGCAGCATTCCTAAAATAAATTCGGATGGTATAGCACTTACACAGGATAAAGCATGGCTATACTATAAACCCCTTACAGACGATAAACTATACCGTGTAAGTACCGCTTTACTAAGAGATTTCTCTACGCCTTTAAAAACTATTGATGATAAGGTAGAAGACCTGGGGCATTTTATAACTACCGATGGGATGGAGTTTGACAAAGACGGCAACCTTTACCTGGGTGATCTTGAAAAAAGCAGTATTGTAAAAATTACTCCCGACCTTAAAATGCATACACTGGTAACTGATCCTGAAAAACTTATATGGCCTGATAGTTACAGTATTTCTGCTGATGGTTATCTGTACATTTCGATTTCGCAAATACAGCACATGCCGTGGTTTAATAACAATGTAAATACGACTCAAAAACCGTATAAACTATTAAGGTTAAAACTGTAA
- a CDS encoding YbhB/YbcL family Raf kinase inhibitor-like protein → MKTFSIKQLIAVGVFALSFAGAQAQNSLKTFTLKSNTLGGQLTKEFYYNDWGVNGGNISPDLQWENAPEGTQAFAVTMYDAAAPTGSGWWHWVLFNLPKDTKSLKAGAASIHPELLPAGSISSLNDFKKYGYGGPVPIPASGYHPYVITIYALKSKLNLDKDANPALVGFNLSANVIAKASIIAYVYVP, encoded by the coding sequence ATGAAAACTTTTTCAATTAAACAACTAATTGCAGTAGGTGTATTTGCACTTTCATTCGCTGGAGCACAGGCTCAAAATAGCCTTAAAACTTTTACTTTAAAAAGCAACACACTTGGTGGGCAACTTACAAAAGAATTTTATTATAACGACTGGGGAGTAAACGGAGGCAACATTTCTCCTGACCTGCAATGGGAAAACGCACCTGAGGGCACGCAGGCATTTGCCGTAACCATGTATGATGCCGCCGCACCTACCGGAAGTGGTTGGTGGCATTGGGTTTTATTTAACCTCCCTAAAGACACAAAATCGTTAAAAGCAGGCGCGGCAAGTATCCATCCTGAACTTTTACCGGCAGGGAGCATTTCATCATTAAATGATTTTAAAAAATATGGCTACGGAGGCCCGGTTCCTATACCCGCTAGTGGCTACCACCCGTATGTAATTACTATATATGCCCTTAAATCAAAACTCAACCTGGATAAAGACGCCAACCCTGCACTTGTGGGTTTTAACCTTAGTGCCAATGTTATAGCAAAGGCATCAATAATAGCATATGTTTATGTGCCTTAA
- a CDS encoding MBL fold metallo-hydrolase, which produces MNKDLKLLPGILQWKIGNKKVTVINDSHFIAGEPYLTHLPNIDLSGFLHETFRPEVPTLTTSVFLIEGAGHMPILIDTGMGNKLAPDIEGHLLAALQFMGIKPDEIGTVLLTHLHGDHFYGLINQNGEKNFPNAKIWVSETEENYWLNTSHTQPHDIQNAEDVRVALRSYERINTSGTQILEAITAVPLPGHTPGHTGFLLESEGEKLLFCGDIFTIPAVQAAMPEVGFATDVDYAMAAKTRITLLEKAYTERLLIAGPHFEFPNLSYVKKQNEGYQLIPKQWI; this is translated from the coding sequence ATGAATAAAGATCTTAAACTTTTGCCGGGGATACTCCAATGGAAAATTGGTAATAAAAAAGTAACCGTTATAAACGACAGCCATTTTATTGCGGGTGAACCTTATTTAACCCATTTGCCTAATATAGACCTTAGCGGTTTTTTGCACGAAACATTCAGGCCTGAAGTGCCTACGCTTACAACAAGCGTATTTCTTATAGAGGGCGCAGGGCATATGCCAATACTTATAGATACCGGTATGGGGAACAAACTTGCCCCGGATATTGAAGGGCATCTACTGGCGGCGTTACAATTCATGGGAATAAAACCGGATGAAATAGGCACAGTACTTTTAACGCACCTGCATGGCGACCATTTTTATGGGCTTATAAATCAAAATGGCGAAAAAAACTTTCCAAATGCTAAAATATGGGTGTCTGAAACGGAAGAAAACTATTGGCTGAATACCAGCCATACACAGCCTCATGATATACAAAATGCCGAAGATGTTAGGGTAGCATTACGATCTTATGAAAGGATTAACACGTCTGGCACACAAATTCTTGAAGCTATAACTGCCGTTCCCCTTCCGGGGCACACACCAGGACATACAGGTTTTTTATTAGAGTCGGAAGGTGAAAAGCTACTCTTCTGCGGCGATATATTTACGATACCCGCTGTACAGGCTGCTATGCCTGAAGTAGGATTTGCTACAGACGTAGACTATGCAATGGCAGCAAAAACAAGAATAACATTGTTAGAAAAGGCATATACCGAAAGGTTGCTAATAGCCGGCCCTCATTTTGAGTTTCCTAATCTAAGTTATGTCAAAAAGCAAAATGAAGGGTACCAGCTTATACCAAAGCAATGGATTTAA
- a CDS encoding helix-turn-helix domain-containing protein, producing MIKQDTFFPVSFTCHASRWKDGEQFVAQHSLGLVVAGDMELDFGAYKKTISAGDVFFCRRNQLLKFKKLNGSESDFKTITLFFDENTLTNFAKEFKYNAKGDVTHFKMPKNDSLIKIFMKSLLDYEDFLETDISLAQLKQREALLLLLKNDVMWQNVLFDFSQPVKIALKDFMEENFQFNVSLERFAYLTGRSLTSFKRDFKIVFNESPARWILKKRLGAARELLTKERKTSIEIYQDLGFQDLSHFSYAFKKHYGIAPSMVTKQT from the coding sequence ATGATTAAGCAGGATACGTTTTTCCCCGTAAGCTTTACATGCCATGCCTCGCGCTGGAAAGATGGAGAGCAGTTTGTAGCGCAGCATAGCCTTGGTCTTGTAGTTGCAGGAGACATGGAACTCGATTTTGGTGCTTATAAGAAAACAATATCAGCAGGCGATGTCTTTTTTTGCAGAAGAAACCAATTGCTTAAATTCAAAAAACTAAATGGATCTGAAAGTGATTTTAAAACCATAACCCTTTTTTTTGACGAAAACACCCTCACAAATTTTGCAAAAGAATTTAAATATAATGCAAAGGGAGATGTAACCCATTTTAAAATGCCTAAAAACGATTCACTAATAAAGATCTTTATGAAATCATTACTGGATTACGAAGATTTTTTAGAGACCGATATAAGCCTTGCGCAATTAAAACAAAGGGAAGCACTACTTCTATTATTAAAAAATGACGTAATGTGGCAAAATGTGCTATTCGATTTTTCGCAGCCCGTAAAAATAGCCCTTAAAGATTTTATGGAGGAGAATTTTCAGTTTAATGTATCACTGGAACGTTTCGCATACTTAACAGGGCGTAGCCTTACTTCTTTTAAGAGGGATTTCAAGATTGTTTTCAATGAGTCTCCGGCGCGATGGATTCTTAAAAAACGGTTAGGGGCAGCACGGGAATTACTTACAAAAGAACGAAAGACCTCAATCGAAATTTATCAGGATCTTGGCTTCCAGGACTTGTCCCATTTTTCATATGCCTTTAAAAAACACTATGGCATAGCACCTTCTATGGTTACTAAACAAACCTAA
- a CDS encoding helix-turn-helix domain-containing protein, translated as MGQLISGSGTKLISLQNTVENILVQPIRFSEYSIIFVDGGEGTFYSDFGAFTFNGPMLFFATPMQLIYIEAAIAIQYTVLQFHGDFYCMEYHREEVACNGLLFNNIYIEPSLQLNLADHKSFSQLINQITEEFSMPTPSDIVLKSLLQLFLAKSSQVKNRELDSAVNTIQRDDEMERFKQLLETHFLTLRKPSDYADLLIMAPNTLTKRCSKYFKKTPSQLITERLIVEAKKQLHQTRKTIKEIAYALNFQDEFYFSRVFKKYTNESPQTFRDKTGISIVADLYR; from the coding sequence ATGGGGCAGCTAATATCAGGATCCGGAACTAAATTAATAAGCCTGCAAAATACAGTGGAAAACATTTTGGTTCAGCCCATACGGTTTAGTGAATACAGCATAATTTTTGTTGACGGCGGAGAAGGTACTTTTTATTCAGATTTTGGAGCATTTACCTTTAACGGCCCTATGCTTTTTTTTGCCACCCCAATGCAGCTAATTTACATTGAAGCGGCAATTGCCATACAATATACTGTGCTTCAATTTCACGGCGACTTTTATTGTATGGAATACCATAGAGAAGAAGTAGCTTGTAATGGTTTACTGTTTAATAACATATATATAGAGCCATCATTGCAACTTAATCTTGCAGACCATAAGAGCTTTAGCCAGCTTATCAACCAGATAACCGAAGAGTTTTCTATGCCCACACCGTCGGATATTGTATTGAAATCATTATTGCAACTGTTTCTTGCAAAGTCGAGCCAGGTTAAAAACAGGGAACTGGACAGTGCTGTAAACACAATACAGCGCGATGATGAAATGGAGCGTTTTAAGCAACTGCTGGAAACTCATTTCCTTACCCTTCGCAAGCCCTCTGATTATGCCGATCTGCTCATTATGGCTCCTAACACGCTTACCAAAAGGTGTAGCAAATACTTTAAAAAAACACCATCGCAGCTCATCACAGAGCGTCTTATAGTAGAAGCTAAAAAGCAATTGCACCAAACACGAAAAACGATTAAGGAGATAGCGTATGCCCTTAACTTTCAGGATGAATTTTACTTTAGCCGTGTTTTCAAGAAATATACTAACGAATCTCCCCAAACCTTTAGAGACAAAACAGGCATATCTATAGTGGCAGATTTGTACAGGTAA
- a CDS encoding DUF417 family protein, with protein sequence MKQIIIQQIANLENVAKNATRFGIVVVFIWIGSLKFFTYEADGIVPFVANSPFMSFFYNTPETYKTHQNKEGEFIAVNHEWHEQNNTYGFSEGLGIFLIATGLLVALYKVIPFWSMIGSLLVFIMTLGTLSFLATTPESWVPNLGDTDYGFPFLSGRGRLVIKDIVILGGALITMSQSAQLYLSRNK encoded by the coding sequence ATGAAACAGATTATAATACAACAAATAGCCAATTTAGAAAATGTGGCTAAAAACGCAACCCGATTTGGTATAGTGGTTGTGTTTATCTGGATAGGAAGCCTTAAATTCTTTACCTATGAGGCCGATGGTATAGTACCCTTTGTGGCCAATAGCCCTTTTATGAGTTTCTTTTACAACACCCCTGAAACTTATAAAACACATCAAAATAAAGAAGGCGAATTTATAGCCGTAAACCACGAGTGGCACGAGCAAAATAATACCTATGGTTTTTCAGAAGGCCTCGGTATTTTTTTAATCGCTACCGGCCTATTAGTAGCCCTCTACAAGGTAATTCCGTTTTGGAGTATGATAGGCAGCCTGCTGGTATTTATAATGACTTTGGGTACACTCTCATTCCTTGCAACCACACCCGAAAGCTGGGTACCTAACCTTGGCGATACTGATTACGGGTTTCCATTCCTCTCCGGACGTGGCAGGCTGGTCATAAAAGATATAGTAATCCTTGGTGGTGCCCTTATTACCATGAGCCAGTCGGCACAGCTATATCTTTCACGAAACAAATAA
- a CDS encoding carboxymuconolactone decarboxylase family protein, with protein MKTINVPTKEQVSEQSQQLFEAISKKMGKVPNLYATIGYSANALKGILEFEEAFSHSAFSAKEREGINLVVSQVNDCNYCLAAHTMLAGLKGFKADEIIAMRKGFSADAKFETALQLAKAIAENKGAADAELKEAFFNVGYTEAALIDLIGIITVRTFTNYVYAQTEIPVDFPAAPALN; from the coding sequence ATGAAAACAATTAATGTACCAACTAAAGAACAGGTAAGTGAACAATCACAACAATTATTTGAAGCCATTTCTAAAAAAATGGGTAAAGTGCCAAACCTTTATGCTACTATTGGATATTCTGCAAATGCGCTCAAGGGCATACTGGAGTTTGAAGAAGCTTTTAGCCACAGTGCATTTAGCGCAAAAGAGCGTGAGGGCATTAATCTTGTAGTATCTCAGGTTAACGACTGTAATTACTGTCTTGCAGCACACACCATGCTTGCCGGGCTTAAAGGCTTTAAAGCCGATGAAATTATAGCCATGCGTAAAGGTTTTTCTGCCGATGCAAAATTTGAAACTGCACTGCAACTTGCAAAAGCAATAGCTGAAAATAAAGGTGCTGCTGATGCAGAGCTAAAAGAAGCCTTTTTTAATGTGGGTTATACCGAAGCAGCACTTATTGACCTGATTGGTATTATCACCGTTCGCACTTTTACAAACTACGTGTATGCGCAAACAGAAATCCCTGTTGATTTTCCTGCTGCACCGGCACTTAACTAA
- a CDS encoding alpha/beta hydrolase: MKALNLKHAVIALVLLTANVLMAQERPYKGENDPEVFTKVQSFLKALNSGEGKPMEQLGPADARQVLVGAQKSVTVDYSGIEESERVISQNGYNVKIHITKPKGAKANAPVFIFIHGGGWVLGDYPTHRRLVRDLVVESGAVAVFPDYSPSPEAKYPTAINEIYAATEWVSKNGSEIGVNGKNLAVVGNSVGGNMAAVVALMAKDKKGPEIKLQVLLWPVTDANFETPSYNAYADGRFLTKNMMKWFWDSYLPDAEKRKEIYASPLQASVAQLKGLPPALVQTAENDVLRDEGEAYARKLDQAGVPVTLTRYGGLIHDYGLLNPIADVPAIKTAILQAATVIKSSLATK; this comes from the coding sequence ATGAAAGCTTTAAATTTAAAACACGCGGTAATAGCACTTGTATTACTAACCGCAAACGTACTAATGGCACAGGAAAGGCCTTATAAAGGAGAAAATGACCCGGAGGTATTTACAAAAGTCCAGTCATTTTTAAAAGCGTTAAATTCAGGAGAAGGTAAACCGATGGAACAATTAGGCCCGGCAGATGCCCGCCAGGTATTAGTAGGTGCACAAAAATCGGTTACCGTTGATTATTCTGGTATTGAAGAATCTGAACGCGTTATTTCTCAAAATGGATATAATGTAAAAATACACATTACAAAGCCTAAGGGGGCTAAAGCTAATGCTCCCGTATTTATTTTTATTCATGGTGGCGGATGGGTTTTAGGAGACTATCCTACACACCGCAGGTTAGTGCGCGACCTGGTTGTAGAAAGCGGAGCTGTAGCAGTATTCCCTGATTACAGCCCTTCTCCTGAGGCTAAATATCCTACAGCGATTAATGAAATTTATGCAGCTACTGAGTGGGTATCAAAAAATGGCAGCGAAATAGGAGTTAATGGTAAAAACCTTGCCGTTGTGGGCAACAGTGTAGGTGGTAACATGGCGGCTGTAGTAGCCCTTATGGCAAAAGATAAAAAAGGCCCTGAGATTAAATTGCAGGTGTTGCTATGGCCGGTAACCGATGCCAATTTTGAAACACCTTCTTACAATGCGTATGCAGACGGCAGGTTCCTGACTAAAAATATGATGAAATGGTTTTGGGACAGCTACCTTCCGGACGCTGAAAAAAGAAAAGAAATTTATGCCTCTCCTTTGCAGGCCAGTGTAGCGCAACTTAAAGGTTTACCACCAGCCCTTGTACAAACTGCCGAAAATGACGTATTGCGAGATGAAGGCGAGGCTTATGCCAGAAAACTTGACCAGGCAGGAGTACCTGTAACATTAACACGATACGGAGGGCTGATACATGACTATGGACTACTAAATCCAATAGCAGATGTACCTGCAATAAAAACAGCCATATTACAAGCGGCAACCGTGATAAAAAGTAGTTTGGCTAC